The Acetomicrobium sp. S15 = DSM 107314 region GGTGGCGGGCAGAGGAGACAAGGAAGATGGAGCTTAGAGCGCTTCACTGCAGCCCATAAAGAAGCCAAGGAGAGGCTGCTTGCCTTAAAGAAGAACGCCGAAGGCCACCTCCCCCAAGAAGAGATGGGGATATTAGAAGCACATCTTTTAATGATAGACGATCCGATGCTCAT contains the following coding sequences:
- a CDS encoding phosphoenolpyruvate-utilizing N-terminal domain-containing protein translates to MRRIRLGKRPALPAGGGQRRQGRWSLERFTAAHKEAKERLLALKKNAEGHLPQEEMGILEAHLLMIDDPML